The DNA region GACCGGTTAACAGTGCGGTTAAGATTCGTTTCTTCACGTGATGTCACTCTCCTGACTAGGCTGTATGATATGTATGGGTAGGGATTAGGAGACTCTATTAACCCATCCTATATAAGGAAGTTCTATATACAAAATATTTGCTCCAAGCTTTTATAGTATTGCATATATCCTTGTTTTGGCAATAGCGGTAAAGGCATATATCCTGCAGAAAAATAATGCTTGCCGTCTGCTGGCGGCTGTGCTATTCTAATGTCAAAATATAACAAGTCAACGGAAGCACCGTTCATGAACCGCAGGTCTGCGGCATGAATGGTGCTTTTTTTGCGTTGCTGAGAAAGGAAGAGGGGATATGCAATGCTACCGGTCCGATTCGTGATGGCCGTACAGGACGCCAGGTATGTAGAGCCGCTCCTGAACTATGTAAACGGAAGCTCCTATGGCTCGTCGATGCAGGTGACCGCTTTTACACGGCCGGATGCGTTTCTTCAATATATGCAGTCAGGGGAACTCCCGGCTCTCGTGGTTGGAGATGCAGAGATGCTGATGGCTTGGTTCCGGCTTGGCGAACCTCCTGTGCCTTGGCTGCTGCTTAACGAGGGCGCTGAGTTGCCTGCTGCATGTCCGGCGGGAGGATCCCATACAGCCAAGTACCAGCCGCTGCCGAGGCTGCTGGAAGCGATATCCGCATGCTGCCATGAAAGTCGCATTTTAACCGTCAGCGGCAATGGAAACAGCATCGGCACGGGACTCCAGACCGGAATGGCTGCCGTTATCGGAGTTGTTTCTCCCTTGAGCGGGTGCGGGAAGAGCACGCTGGCGATGAATATGGCCAAGCAGTTTGCCGTATTGGGACTGCGGGTGTTTTACCTCAATCTGGAGAGCGTCAACAGCAGCGTGCAGTTTCCTTCAGGCTGCGACGGAATGGAGGGAAGCTTCTCCCGGCTTCTGTACGATATTAAGGCCGCTCAGGAAGGCGGATCAGAGAATGTTCTTCAGGTTATGCCGTACCGCCTCAGGCATCAGGGGCTGAAATGCGACACGTTCGAGCCGAGTCTGCACGTGAAAGAGATAATGGAGATGACGAGATCCGATACGGAGCTGCTGCTTCGATCTCTTGGATCCACCGGCCAGTATGATGTCATCGTTGTGGATACGGATGGAGCGTCGGGGGTCCGGGAGGAGAGGCTGCAAGCGGTGCTTGAGCATGCCGGTGCGTTGATCTGGGTCCTGCTGGACGATCCGATCAGCATGTTTAAGAGCGGAATTCGGATCGACCAGCTGCTGCAGCAGGACGAGAGCTTCTCGGGCGGCTTGATGAAGCGGAGCAGGTTTGTTGTCAACCGTTACACCGGACAGCTTGTAAACAGACCTCCTCGGAAAGACATCCTGATCGATTGCATGCTGCCATATATCCCCTCATGGAAGCAGCTTCAACAGCAGGAGCTGCTGCTGATGTCACCGATATACCAAAGGGAAGTTCTGAAGCTGTGCCGACAGCTCCTTGGAGGTGGAGATTCCGGGCTGTCCGACGTAAACAGGGGGGAACTCTATGCATGAGGAGCAATTCCGTTCTGTTCGGGATCAGATTCGGTCGGAGCTGGACATGACCGGCAGCGTCCATAATTCCGAATTCATGGCGCGCATAGAGGATCTGGTGTGGAGGAGGCAGGAGCTTGCAGGACTGACGGCCATGGAGAAGCGGAATCTGGTCCGCAGAGTGTACGATTCCTTTCGCGGGCTGGATGTGCTGCAGCCGCTCGTCGACAATCCCCGAATTACGGAGATTATGATTAACAGCCACCGGGAGATCTTCATCGAGCAGGACGGAGAGGTGAAGCAGGTGCCGCTGCAGTTCGAATCGCAGGGAAGGCTGGAGGACATTATTCAGGGTATCGTAGGGAGTGTCAATCGGGTCGTGAACGAGTCTGTGCCCATCGTGGACGCCAGGCTGAAGGATGGGTCCAGGGTGAATATCGTCCTTCCGCCCATCGCGCTCAAGGGGCCGACCATGACGATCCGAAAGTTTCCGGAAGCGCCGATGACGATGGAGGATTTGGTGGGACGGGACGCACTATCCCCGGAGGCGGCAGAACTGCTTCGAATCCTAGTCAGGGGCAAGTACAACATCTTCATCGGTGGCTTATAGTTTTTATGTAAATAGAATTGTTTATTTCATGAACTTATAGTTTGTTGGATGATTGTAAAATAGGATCGAGAATATATGGATGAGAAAGTTGTAATCGAGGAAATTAGAATAGAGATATAAGAGTCAGGTGTAGTTAGAACTATCCTTAGTATCAAAAAAGGAAAATTGATAGAGCTGGGAATAATCATTTTATGGAATGTGTTATGAGAGGAATGACTATTAGAATATTCATATAGTAAGGAGTTTATATTCATGGAAAATAGGAATCTCATAAAGGGAGATGCAATTGTTGTAGAGTACGATGATAATACATTTGATTTGGGAATATTCGTTAAGTTTGTTTTCGTCGAATATGTTGAAGATATGAAATGTTTTCTAATGTATGAAAGATCTCCAATTAGGACGGATAGCGGTATGAAAGAAGAAATCAGGTTTGTTGAGATTAATGGGGTTAAAGAGGTAAGGTATTATAATCCATAATCCGCTCTCATTGCACAAAATCAGTAAGACACGAAAATAAAGCCAAGGGGACAAATAAACAGCACGTGCCGAGTTAATTTGGCATGTGCTGTTTGTTTATATCTAGGCAATCTACTTGCATGAATGTATTCATTAGGCAATGTATTAAATCCTTTTATAGTTTCTATGCAGATACAAATTGCTGGTAAAGTCAGTTTGCTCAACAACGTGATACGTATGCCTATGTACTATCTGCTCCAATAGAGAGTGTACCGCCGAGTAGCGAAACGTTATCTGTTCTGAGGTCAGACTTTTCGGATCGTTATTAGGATGTATAGCCGGAGGACGACGGGATTAGTGGCGTGCTTTTGCAGGATGGAGTAAGAAATTCGTTATAGGCCAAAAGCTGTTAGGGTGTTTCGCGGAGGGCAAAATAAAGATCTTTTTGAAAAGTAAGTTTCTTTATATGTCAGCTTGATACAAGTTGGTTTTCAAGCCAAAAACTGTACAACGTCCTCGGCAGAAGAATGACCAGCTGGGGAAGTAGGAGGATATTGTCAGATTTTGTTGAATTAGTACATACAACCTATGGCATTGTTGAGGATGAGGGGGGGAGTCACGCTATATTAATTGAGCCTTTTGCGAGCAGAATCCGGCTTCCGGCTGTGATCGGGTTATCCAAGGCGGAGATTAAAAGGCTTGAGAAGTTAACGGAGAATGGCGAATGCGCTGCGGACTAGATAAGTCGTGCTAGTTTACCTTTAAACTTAAAAGGATGGCAACAGTGGCTGTTGAAAATGCGCGGAAAAAGGGGATTGCCATACGGATAAAGACGGAGAAAAGTTAGAACTCGTGTACATCATGGCAGAAGTGATCCTGTCATCATATTAAATAATTATCTATGTGTATAAAATATATAGAAATTGAGGGGTCAACATGTATTTGAAAGAACTGAGAATCTGGAACTTTAGGAAATATGGGATTAGTGGTGTTGATAATAATTTGCCTGGTACAACTGTACATTTCCATCCGACTTTTAACCTGCTGATTGGAGAAAATGACTCCGGTAAAACGGCAATAATTGATGCAATCAAGCTTACTTTGGGTACAACGAGTGATGATAGTCTATGGATTACGGATGAAGATTTTTTTGTCTCTAAAGACGGAGTAAGTTCGACCGAATTGAAAATCGAATGCATCCTAGCAGGGCTAACCGATGAAGAAGCGGGGGTTTTTTTTGAATGGCTGTCTTTCGATATTAACGGTAACTATGAGCTGCAGGTAAGATTAATCGCCAAAAAGCAAGCAGCAGAAGCTCGAGTAGCTGAACGGATCGATAAATACATAAAAGCAGGTCCGGAGATCTCCTCTTCCCGGCTTGAGGGATTGGCTAGAGAAATTCTTCGTACAACTTACCTGAAACCTTTGCGAAATGCTGAAATTGAACTCCAGCCAGGAATTCGCTCACGATTGGCGCAAATTCTTAAAAGCCACCCTGCTTTTATTAATAAAGATCGTTCAACAAAGCATGAGTTGGAGCTGACTTTCGAAGAAGCCAATAAACAGGTGGAAGCGTTTTTTCTCAAGCCTTACGGTGAAGACCAAAAAAAGACGATCCAGCTACAACTCAAACAATACTTGTCGGAATTTTTCAACACGCCTGTCGGGGACGAACCTGAGACTAAATCTAAGTTCAAAATCACGTCAGTGAAATTGAATGAAATTCTAAGGAAACTAAGCTTGCTTCTTGAAGAAGTACCCTCCGGATTAGGCAGCTTAAACTTACTTTTTATCGCTGCCGAGTTACTGCTCCACGATGACGATTTGGCCATCGGCCCCAACTTGACTTTAATCGAGGAAATAGAAGCCCATCTTCATCCCCAAGCTCAACTACGTCTTATTAAGTATTTGCAAGACAAAGTAGATGATGAATCCGGAAACGTGGGAAGTCAGTTCATTTTGAGTACTCATAGTCCTACCCTTGCAGCGTCAACCCAATTAAAGCATATCATTCTGCTGTACGATGGAGTTGCCTACCCCATGGGGCCGGAATATACTGCGTTTGATCCAGAAGATTACGAATTTCTTGAACGTTTCTTGGATGCAACAAAATCGAATCTCTTTTTTGCGAAGGGTGTTATCTTTGTAGAAGGAGATGCTGAAAATCTCCTCCTACCGACAATTGCCAATCTAATGGGTCGGCCATTACATAAATTCGGAGTATCCATCGTCAATATTGGTAATACGGCATTTAAAAGATATGTGAAAATTTATTCCAGATCAGAAGCTTGGTTGGAAAAATATCCTGAGGCGAATCTGATGATGCCAGTTTCTATAGTGACGGATCTTGATGTGCGGCCATTAGCATATTATTTAGATAAGAAGAGCAAAAGTGATGAATCTCCTGCCCTGCGAGATATCTATATTTTAAACGAGGATAACATTGATCAAGTCGCTGATGAAATGGGGATAGAAACAGAACAGATCAATCATTTGTTGAACCAAGCATTCGGCACGCAGTCTAGCTTTAAAGAAGAAATTCAGAGCTATGTTAAAGTCGGTGGATCCGCATTTGCAAGAATTATTGAACTGATTAGGGAGCCGCTTTCTGCAGAAACAATTGAATCTTTAAGAACGCATAAAGCTAAAAGCCTCACTGACACCTATGGTTCTTTGCAAGGGAATATAGGTCTTAACTATGCGAAAAACTGGACTTTAGAGTATGAAATTGCATTAAGTGGCTTAGGAATGATGTTGGCGGAAGCTATTCATACCATTCAACATAAAAATTTAAGTTCCACTGAACGAGAAGAAAAATTTAAAGCATATAAACAATTACTCGAAGAGCTCCCTCCGGAAGCAAGAGCATATCAGATTTACAGACCATTGCTCAAGAAGAACGTATCAAAAGCAACTGCAGCTCAATACTTAGCGGTAATTTTGCAAAAGAATTCAGAAGTAACAAGAATAAGTTTATTGAATGATGGAACATTGAGCTATTTAAGAGATGCCATATACCATGTAACTGGAGGAGCGCCGAGCGATGCTAATTAATAATGCAAATCGAGGAAGTATAGAATCCTTGCTGCTTGGCGGCAGCCGGCAATTTCAACCAGAACAAATCGCGGTAATAAATTCGACTCATTCAACGAACATCATGGCTTGTCCGGGAAGTGGGAAGACTACTGTATTGATTGCTAAGATTGCTTTGCTCTTAGATAAAATTAAAAAAGAAGGCTCGAGAAAAGGGATCTGTGTAATTACTCACACAAACGTCGCCGTTGAAGAGATAGTCAGTAGTCTTGAAAAATTAGGGATAAGTAATATTATGTACCCTCACTTCGTAGGCACCATTCATGAGTTTTTTAATACTTTTTTTTCTATGAAAGCGTATGGTTTTTATACGAAGAAAGATGCTTTTTATTTACTAGATAATGAAGAGTATAAGAAATATTTCGAAAGATTCTTTGAGTATAACAAACCAGGGTATTGGACTTACCCAACTCCCGTTAATGCTGTTGATAAAACAGATATACACATTGATGAAAATAACCAGCTCCATATTATTTCCAAGAGAGAAGGTAAGGATTATAGCGCTCCTGTTCTAAATACGATTCAGGACATGTTTTGCAAAGGATTTATAAGGCATTCCGATACTGTGGCGCTTGCTAATTGGTATATCCGAAACCATAAAGCGGCTATTCAAAAAGCATTTCAAAATCGATTTCAATACTTCTTTATAGATGAAGCGCAGGACACCAGCATTGAGCAATACGAGAATCTCAGCATGTTGATCGAAAATAACAATGAAACTATTGTGCAGTGGTTTGGGGATTCTTATCAAGCACTCTATAGTCTCTATGGTAAAGATGATGCCTGGAAGCCAGATCTCGAAGAGAGTCTACAAATTAATTTTAGTAATCGCTTTGGAGAAAACATAGCCAGAATTCTTAGAACCACATGTATCGAGGAATATAGCCGTTTAGAAGCGAATAACACGATCAGTTCGGCCGTTCCGCACTTTTTTATATATAATGATGAGAACAAAGAGCAATTATTGAGTGTTTATTCTCGAATTGTATCTGATTTTAAGGCTGCTTCTCTCGAAACTGTCCAAATCAAGGGAAAGATAGCGGCTGTCTGTCATCATCATGATTCGCTCGAAGGGTATTCAAAAACATATCAACGCTCAAAAATTAGCAAGCCATTACTGTCAGAAATGCAGGCTTGCCTACATGAATGTCATCAATCATTAGTGTACGCATTAAGAAAGAACGATCGAAGAGAAGAGAACGGACGAAGTGAGTACCTGAAGAATATCTCTCAATTCTTAAGAGATAAATATCCATCAAACTATATTGAAATAAAAGCGCTTTGGGCTAGGTGGATAAAAGCTATAAGTGAAGAAACTGATGAATCAATGATCTTAGTTGACCTAGAGGTTAAATACAGAGAATTGATTACAACTACTTTGAATAAAGACAATAATGACGATATCGACGTTACAAAAATTCATGATTTGAGGCCCCGCTTAGTAAAGATTCTTCAAAAGAATACCCGAACTGAACCCACTGAAACGGCAACTAACACTATTCCTGTAGGATTGGCTGTCGAATTAAACACCATACATGGTGTTAAAGGTGAGACCCATTTCGCCACTCTTCTATTAGAATCAGTAAGAGATGGGGTCTCAGACATGCAGAAAATTATCAGCTTTCTCACAGGTACATACCAGCCTGAATTGGTTGAAGAATCGCTTGTAAAAGATTCATTAAAACTGGCTTATGTTGCTTTAAGCCGACCGCGTTATTTTGTAGGCGTGGCGATGCATGAAGAAAATCTTTCGATTCAAAATATTCAAGATATAGAAAGGTTCGGTTGGAGGATTGTAGAAGTTAATGATTACCTTGATATCACTTGAGCAAAAATAAGGACTCCCAAACCACTATTTGTTGCATGGTGGTTAGATTTTGAAGCTAAAAATTATATAACTAATTTTAAATAGCAGATTCTTCATTATTATAACGGACTTTAACGGTACGCTTCTTAATCTTGCGACGTAAGAAGAGAAAATTGGGCATTAGGTTGTCAGTTTCTTCTGCGTCGCTTTTTGGCTTTAAAAGTTTGATGAAGCATGGGACGACCTTAGAGAATCAACTAGT from Paenibacillus ihbetae includes:
- a CDS encoding ATP-dependent nuclease → MKELRIWNFRKYGISGVDNNLPGTTVHFHPTFNLLIGENDSGKTAIIDAIKLTLGTTSDDSLWITDEDFFVSKDGVSSTELKIECILAGLTDEEAGVFFEWLSFDINGNYELQVRLIAKKQAAEARVAERIDKYIKAGPEISSSRLEGLAREILRTTYLKPLRNAEIELQPGIRSRLAQILKSHPAFINKDRSTKHELELTFEEANKQVEAFFLKPYGEDQKKTIQLQLKQYLSEFFNTPVGDEPETKSKFKITSVKLNEILRKLSLLLEEVPSGLGSLNLLFIAAELLLHDDDLAIGPNLTLIEEIEAHLHPQAQLRLIKYLQDKVDDESGNVGSQFILSTHSPTLAASTQLKHIILLYDGVAYPMGPEYTAFDPEDYEFLERFLDATKSNLFFAKGVIFVEGDAENLLLPTIANLMGRPLHKFGVSIVNIGNTAFKRYVKIYSRSEAWLEKYPEANLMMPVSIVTDLDVRPLAYYLDKKSKSDESPALRDIYILNEDNIDQVADEMGIETEQINHLLNQAFGTQSSFKEEIQSYVKVGGSAFARIIELIREPLSAETIESLRTHKAKSLTDTYGSLQGNIGLNYAKNWTLEYEIALSGLGMMLAEAIHTIQHKNLSSTEREEKFKAYKQLLEELPPEARAYQIYRPLLKKNVSKATAAQYLAVILQKNSEVTRISLLNDGTLSYLRDAIYHVTGGAPSDAN
- a CDS encoding UvrD-helicase domain-containing protein; the protein is MLINNANRGSIESLLLGGSRQFQPEQIAVINSTHSTNIMACPGSGKTTVLIAKIALLLDKIKKEGSRKGICVITHTNVAVEEIVSSLEKLGISNIMYPHFVGTIHEFFNTFFSMKAYGFYTKKDAFYLLDNEEYKKYFERFFEYNKPGYWTYPTPVNAVDKTDIHIDENNQLHIISKREGKDYSAPVLNTIQDMFCKGFIRHSDTVALANWYIRNHKAAIQKAFQNRFQYFFIDEAQDTSIEQYENLSMLIENNNETIVQWFGDSYQALYSLYGKDDAWKPDLEESLQINFSNRFGENIARILRTTCIEEYSRLEANNTISSAVPHFFIYNDENKEQLLSVYSRIVSDFKAASLETVQIKGKIAAVCHHHDSLEGYSKTYQRSKISKPLLSEMQACLHECHQSLVYALRKNDRREENGRSEYLKNISQFLRDKYPSNYIEIKALWARWIKAISEETDESMILVDLEVKYRELITTTLNKDNNDDIDVTKIHDLRPRLVKILQKNTRTEPTETATNTIPVGLAVELNTIHGVKGETHFATLLLESVRDGVSDMQKIISFLTGTYQPELVEESLVKDSLKLAYVALSRPRYFVGVAMHEENLSIQNIQDIERFGWRIVEVNDYLDIT